In Edaphobacter aggregans, the sequence AAGTACGAGGAAGCTCGATTAATTTTTCGTTTTTTTGCCCTTCAAGGAAGAAGAAGTCATGGCTAAGGTAGCAGCAGAAAAAATCAAAGAGTTCCGCGCTGAGGCGAAGTTCCAGCGCACCAGCCCGCAGAAGGCGAAGCTCGTCCTCGACCTGATCAAGGGCCTCCGCGTGGAGCAGGCGATCAATACCGTCCACTTCAGCACGAAGCGCATTGCGCCGGTGGTCGAGAAGGTGTTGCGTTCGGCGATCCAGAACGCCAACTACGTCTCGCAGGAGCAGGGCTTGGACGTGGACGTCGATAACCTCTACGTCAAGACCGCGGTTGCCAACGAAGGCCCCCGCATGAAGCGGATCCGGCCTGCCCCGATGGGACGCGCCTTCCGCTACCAGCGCAGGCTCGCACACATCATCGTTACGGTTGCCGAGAAGAAGCCGGCTACGTCGGCAAGGGCAGTCGTTGAAGAGACGCCGGCACCGGCAGCGAAGAAGACCACGAAGAAGGCAGCTACCAAGACCGCGGCTAAGAAGCCCGCAGTCAAGAGGGCCGCCGCAAAGAAGACAGCAACTAAGAAAGCCGCGAAGTAAGCACTTTCACGGGTCTGTTTTTAGTAAAATAAAAGTTTTGCATGACCGCCCGCCGGCTCAACCGGCACAGGGCACGGAGTAAAGGGAAGCTATGGGACAGAAAGTCCATCCGTATGGGTTTCGCCTCGGCATCAACAAGCCGTGGAAGTCGCGTTGGTTTGTCGAGCGCGGCTATGACAAGCTGCTGGTCGAAGACGTCAAGCTGAAAGCTGAGCTGCGCGAGAAGCTGAAGGCTGCTGGTGTCAGCTCGGTTGAAGTCGAGCGTCCTGGCAACAAGCTGCGCCTGATCATCCGCACTGCGCGTCCGGGCATCATCATCGGCCGCAAGGGCGCCGAGATCGACAAGCTCAAGGCCGACATTCAGAAGCGCACGAGTCGCGAAGTGTTCATCGATATTCTCGAAGTCAACAAGCCCGAGCTTGATGCTCAGCTGGTCGCCGAGAACATCGCACTGCAGCTCGAGAAGCGCGTCAGCTTCCGCCGCGCCATGCGCAAGTCGGTTGACTCGGCTCTCCGGTTCGGCTGCAAGGGCATCAAAGTTCGCGTCTCCGGCCGTTTGAACGGCAATGAGATCGCGCGCTCGGAGTGGTACCTCCAGGGCCGTCTGCCGCTGCACACGCTGCGGGCTGACATCGACTACGGTTTCGCCGAGGCGCACACCACCTACGGCATCATCGGCGTCAAGACCTGGGTCTATCGTGGCGACATCTACGAGCAGAAGAAGCGTCGCGATCAAGGCGTCACCGCGGGCGCGTTCACGTCGTAATTACAGCCGTTGACTATTTGCTTTAGTCGGATGGTTGGGACAGAAAAGATTTGATTCAGCTAGATCTGGCGAAGAGCTGGAAGCTAGCAGCTAATAGCTAGGGGTTTCGTTATGTTGATGCCAAAGAAGGTCAAGTATCGCAAGCAGCAGCGCGGCCGCATGTGCGGCAAGGCGTGGCGCGGCTCCGATCTCTCGTTCGGCGACTACGGGCTGAAGGTCATGGAGTGCGGGTATATCACTGACCGCCAGATCGAGGCAAGCCGTATCGCGATGACGCGTTTCATCAAGCGCGGCGGCAAGGTATGGCTGCGTTTGTTCCCGGACAAGCCGATCACGAAGAAGCCGGCCGAAACCCGTATGGGTAAGGGTAAAGGCGCTCCGGATCACTGGGTCTGCGTTGTTCGTCCGGGCAGGATTCTGTTCGAGATGGAAGGCGTCAACCCGGAGATCGCCAAAGAGGCGATGCGTTTGGCGGCTCACAAGCTTCCGCTGAAGACCAGCTTCGTCCAGCGCCACGACGTCAAAGCGACCGTCGCTGCCAAGTAACTTTAGGTTTGAAGGAAAAGACAATGGAATTCGAAAAGATTCGCAACCTCAGTGACGAAGAGCTCAAGAGCGAGCAGACAAAAGCTGCCGAGCAGCTCTTCCGCATCCGCTTCCAGAAGAGCCTCGGCAACAACGAGGGCATCAAGAAGCTGCGGACGCTCAAGCTCGACGTCGCACGCATCAAGACCGTGGCCCGCCAGCGCGAGCTCGACGCCCACAAGGCAGCAAACCCGGTGGTAGCGAACGCCGCACCGGCCAAGAGCACGCGCACCGCCCGCAAGAAAGCGAAGAAGGACTAATCATGGCAGATACAACGAACACCACCGCCGCGACCTCCGCCGAGACCACCTCACGCCGCAACGAGAAGGTTGGCCTCGTCGTCTCGACCAAGATGCAGAAGACCATCGTTGTCGAGATTGAGATGCGCAAGGCTCACCCCAAGTACAAGCGCGTGATGAAGTCGAACAAGAAGTTCTACGCGCACGACGAGCAGAACTCGGCCCGCGTGGGCGACGTTGTTCGCATCCGCGAGGCTCGTCCTCTGTCGAAATTGAAGCGCTGGTCGCTTGAGGAGATCGTCCGTCGTTCTTCGCTGGCGCAGCTTGCCGATGAGAAGACGTCGGCCACCGAAGGCAAGTAGCCAGGTGGAGTCGCAGGGCTTGGGCCTTGCGAGACGAATGAGATTTGAAACGGGGCTTTGGCCCTGCCGCTGCACCCAGGAGACGAACGATGTCAGTACAAATGAGAACAATCCTTGACGTGGCCGATAACTCCGGCGCGCGCAAGCTGCAGGTGATCCTGCCCCTCGGTGGCGGTCTCGGCAAAAAGGCCAGCCTCGGTGACGTGGTTACGGCTGCTGTCAAAGAAGCCTCGCCCGATGGAACCGTGAAGAAGGGTAAGGTCGTGAAGGCGGTGATCGTCCGCACGCGCAAGGAGAGCCGCCGCAAGGATGGCACCTACATCCGCTTCGACCAGAACGCCGCTGTCGTGATCAACGATGCGATGGAGCCGGTCGGAACCCGCGTGTTTGGTCCGGTTGCCCGTGAGCTTCGTGA encodes:
- the rplP gene encoding 50S ribosomal protein L16, whose translation is MLMPKKVKYRKQQRGRMCGKAWRGSDLSFGDYGLKVMECGYITDRQIEASRIAMTRFIKRGGKVWLRLFPDKPITKKPAETRMGKGKGAPDHWVCVVRPGRILFEMEGVNPEIAKEAMRLAAHKLPLKTSFVQRHDVKATVAAK
- the rpmC gene encoding 50S ribosomal protein L29; the encoded protein is MEFEKIRNLSDEELKSEQTKAAEQLFRIRFQKSLGNNEGIKKLRTLKLDVARIKTVARQRELDAHKAANPVVANAAPAKSTRTARKKAKKD
- the rpsC gene encoding 30S ribosomal protein S3, with the protein product MGQKVHPYGFRLGINKPWKSRWFVERGYDKLLVEDVKLKAELREKLKAAGVSSVEVERPGNKLRLIIRTARPGIIIGRKGAEIDKLKADIQKRTSREVFIDILEVNKPELDAQLVAENIALQLEKRVSFRRAMRKSVDSALRFGCKGIKVRVSGRLNGNEIARSEWYLQGRLPLHTLRADIDYGFAEAHTTYGIIGVKTWVYRGDIYEQKKRRDQGVTAGAFTS
- the rplV gene encoding 50S ribosomal protein L22 produces the protein MAKVAAEKIKEFRAEAKFQRTSPQKAKLVLDLIKGLRVEQAINTVHFSTKRIAPVVEKVLRSAIQNANYVSQEQGLDVDVDNLYVKTAVANEGPRMKRIRPAPMGRAFRYQRRLAHIIVTVAEKKPATSARAVVEETPAPAAKKTTKKAATKTAAKKPAVKRAAAKKTATKKAAK
- the rpsQ gene encoding 30S ribosomal protein S17, whose protein sequence is MADTTNTTAATSAETTSRRNEKVGLVVSTKMQKTIVVEIEMRKAHPKYKRVMKSNKKFYAHDEQNSARVGDVVRIREARPLSKLKRWSLEEIVRRSSLAQLADEKTSATEGK
- the rplN gene encoding 50S ribosomal protein L14 yields the protein MSVQMRTILDVADNSGARKLQVILPLGGGLGKKASLGDVVTAAVKEASPDGTVKKGKVVKAVIVRTRKESRRKDGTYIRFDQNAAVVINDAMEPVGTRVFGPVARELREKKFLKIVSLAPEVI